A stretch of the Xiphias gladius isolate SHS-SW01 ecotype Sanya breed wild chromosome 21, ASM1685928v1, whole genome shotgun sequence genome encodes the following:
- the LOC120783143 gene encoding transcription factor HES-7.1-A-like: MKPTEIRFSLQRPLQHRDPDMTPTITAAMTNSQEHLTLTHKLRKPLVEKLRRERINSSIEMLKSLLGPEFLKQQPDSKLEKADILEMTVCFLTQLQQQNQQQRRLLNHVNKLQSSSDKNLREADFSLLSSTVQTSITKDKSPLNSALWGPW, encoded by the exons ATGAAGCCAACAGAGATCAGATTCTCTCTACAGAGACCTCTACAGCACAGAGATCCAGACATGACACCTACAATCACTGCAGCAATGACCAACTCTCAGGAGCATCTGACTCTGACCCACAAG CTCAGAAAACCTCTGGTGGAGAAGTTACGCAGAGAGCGAATCAACAGCAGCATTGAGATGCTCAAGTCTCTCCTGGGTCCAGAGTTCctcaaacagcagccagacTCTAAGCTGGAGAAAGCAGACATCCTGGAGATGACAGTTTGCTTCctgacacagctgcagcagcagaatcaACAGCAGAGAAGACTGCTGAACCACGTCAACAAGCTGCAGTCTTCCTCTGATAAGAACCTGAGAGAGGCTGACTTCTCTCTTCTGAGCTCCACAGTCCAGACCAGCATCACCAAAGACAAGAGTCCACTCAACAGCGCCCTCTGGGGGCCGTGGTAG